Proteins from a single region of Dysosmobacter acutus:
- a CDS encoding malate dehydrogenase: MGVIGGAGLLGSTTAFCVGCKNLVDEIKLIDIRENMVTSHAMDLTQAFLPLGGTKVTPAHYEDLGDCEILLCAAAVPEGKIADRNESLRKNVNLLLPICEQLDKYCRKDAVVITSAAPIDVLTYVLWDSLKWDKRKFIGFCANDTLRFKWATELVTGKHFDKLDALCVGEHGDGQVRLYDQMEYDGRPLVLTESEHERIEEETANWFARWQALESGRTTGWTSAVMMTAYIEAIVKNSGKVFPCSTVLAEQFGYEHVSMGMPCKLGTGGIQAVLDPQLTPTQKSALAQTADKISGLITQAGF, translated from the coding sequence ATGGGTGTTATTGGCGGCGCGGGATTGCTGGGTTCTACGACTGCATTTTGCGTCGGTTGTAAAAATCTTGTAGATGAAATCAAATTGATTGATATCCGGGAGAATATGGTAACCAGTCATGCAATGGATCTCACCCAAGCTTTTTTGCCCTTGGGTGGGACCAAGGTGACGCCAGCGCATTATGAAGATCTTGGAGATTGCGAAATCCTCCTGTGCGCCGCTGCAGTCCCGGAAGGGAAAATTGCAGACAGAAATGAAAGCCTTAGGAAAAATGTCAACCTGCTTCTTCCCATTTGCGAACAACTGGATAAATACTGCAGAAAAGATGCTGTTGTAATCACTTCAGCCGCGCCGATTGATGTGCTGACTTATGTTTTATGGGACTCTCTCAAATGGGACAAGCGCAAATTTATTGGGTTCTGTGCAAATGACACGCTGCGGTTCAAGTGGGCGACTGAGTTGGTAACGGGAAAGCACTTTGATAAATTGGACGCCCTGTGTGTTGGTGAGCACGGGGATGGCCAGGTCAGACTCTATGATCAGATGGAATACGATGGGCGCCCGCTTGTCCTGACCGAATCTGAGCATGAAAGAATCGAAGAAGAAACCGCCAATTGGTTTGCCCGGTGGCAGGCGCTGGAAAGCGGGAGAACCACGGGATGGACTTCTGCTGTAATGATGACTGCTTATATTGAGGCCATTGTTAAAAACAGCGGAAAGGTTTTTCCCTGCTCAACAGTTCTTGCCGAACAGTTTGGATATGAGCATGTGTCTATGGGAATGCCCTGTAAGCTTGGAACAGGCGGAATTCAGGCGGTTCTTGATCCTCAGCTGACTCCAACGCAAAAAAGTGCGTTGGCTCAAACCGCAGATAAAATCAGCGGCCTGATCACACAGGCAGGCTTTTAA
- the asnS gene encoding asparagine--tRNA ligase: MSYTKVAAIYADSEALSGKEVQVGGWVRTIRDMKTFGFIELNDGSCFRNLQVVFADGEVANYKEIAGQNVGAALVVTGTVVLTPEAKQPLELRASSIRVEGISSPEYPLQKKRHSVEYLRTIQHLRPRTNLFSAVFRVRSAAAYAIHEFFQERGFVYVHTPIITASDCEGAGEMFRVTTLDMENLPRTDDGAVDYSEDFFGKSANLTVSGQLNAENFAMAFGDVYTFGPTFRAENSNTQRHAAEFWMIEPEMAFTDLRGDMDVAEAMIKHIIRRVMERCPDDMSFFNSFVDKGLIERLNHVASSDFARVSYTEAVELLKQHNDKFDYKVEWGCDLQTEHERYLTEQIYKKPVFVTDYPKEIKAFYMRLNDDGKTVAASDCLVPGIGEIIGGSQREERLDVLERRIRELGMKPEDYWWYLDLRRYGSCTHAGFGLGFERMVMYLTGVSNIRDVLPHPRTVGNAEF, from the coding sequence ATGAGTTACACGAAAGTAGCGGCCATTTATGCCGACAGCGAAGCCCTGTCCGGCAAAGAGGTCCAGGTGGGCGGCTGGGTCCGCACCATCCGGGACATGAAGACCTTCGGCTTCATTGAGTTGAACGACGGCTCCTGCTTCCGCAATCTGCAGGTGGTGTTTGCGGACGGCGAGGTGGCGAATTATAAGGAAATCGCCGGACAAAACGTGGGTGCGGCTCTGGTGGTCACCGGCACCGTGGTGCTGACCCCGGAGGCGAAGCAGCCGCTGGAGCTGCGAGCGTCCTCCATCCGTGTGGAGGGGATCTCCAGCCCCGAGTACCCGCTGCAGAAAAAGCGCCACAGCGTGGAGTACCTCAGGACCATCCAGCATCTGCGGCCCCGGACCAACCTGTTCTCCGCGGTTTTCCGGGTGCGGAGCGCGGCCGCCTATGCCATCCACGAGTTTTTCCAGGAGCGCGGCTTTGTCTATGTTCATACGCCCATCATCACCGCCAGCGACTGCGAGGGCGCCGGCGAGATGTTCCGGGTGACCACGCTGGATATGGAGAACCTGCCCCGCACCGATGACGGCGCGGTGGACTACAGTGAGGACTTTTTCGGCAAGAGCGCCAACCTGACGGTCTCCGGCCAGCTCAACGCCGAGAATTTCGCCATGGCGTTCGGCGACGTCTACACCTTCGGACCTACCTTCCGGGCGGAGAACTCCAATACCCAGCGCCATGCGGCTGAGTTCTGGATGATCGAGCCGGAGATGGCCTTCACGGACCTCAGGGGCGACATGGATGTGGCGGAGGCCATGATCAAGCACATCATCCGGCGGGTCATGGAGCGCTGCCCCGACGATATGAGCTTTTTCAACAGCTTTGTGGATAAGGGCCTCATTGAGCGGCTGAACCACGTGGCGTCCTCCGACTTTGCCCGGGTGAGCTACACCGAGGCGGTGGAACTCCTCAAACAGCACAACGACAAGTTCGACTACAAGGTGGAGTGGGGCTGCGATCTCCAGACGGAGCACGAGCGCTACCTCACCGAGCAGATCTACAAAAAACCGGTGTTTGTCACAGACTATCCCAAGGAGATCAAGGCCTTCTATATGCGCCTCAACGACGACGGCAAGACCGTGGCCGCCTCGGACTGCCTGGTGCCCGGCATCGGCGAGATCATCGGCGGCAGCCAGCGCGAGGAGCGGCTGGACGTGCTGGAGCGCCGCATCCGGGAGCTGGGGATGAAGCCGGAGGATTACTGGTGGTATCTGGACCTGCGGCGCTACGGCAGCTGCACCCACGCGGGCTTCGGACTGGGCTTTGAGCGCATGGTGATGTATCTCACCGGCGTCAGCAATATCCGCGACGTTCTGCCCCATCCCCGCACGGTGGGCAACGCCGAGTTTTAA
- a CDS encoding acyl CoA:acetate/3-ketoacid CoA transferase, with translation MSKEITAQEAASLIRDHMTVAVGGFGSYSSPDALLQATADRYEQEGHPKNLTIVTGVSPGDFQKENGAGLSRLKAEGLLSTLIAGHLGNSPEISAIVGENRAAGYLLPLGVVMHLLRAIAGKEPGVLTSVGLGTFADPRHEGCKANDLAKRQDRDIVELISICGQEYLFYPAFPIDCCFIRGTYADTAGNISMRHEALDEAQLQMAAAVHNNGGIVIVQVEDIVETGNLPAREVRIPRAMVDYVVKAESKFHMQYYANAGYHPEMTGELRCPTDAISSMPLDVRKVIARRGAMELRPNCLINLGIGLPSGVGTIANEEGIADQATLSLESGVFGGVPVPGKGFGGAINPEAICNAPDTFDFYNGGILDMTFLGAAEVDVHGNVNVSKFGTRCTGPGGFINISQNTPRVFFMMNFTSGMSDILVEDGKLKILQDGTGIKFVEQVQQITFSGDHAVKTGQQITYITERAVFQLTKQGLLLTEIAPGIDLERDILRRMNFRPIVSETLRSMDSRIFSSEVMGLQQSEK, from the coding sequence ATGTCAAAGGAAATTACTGCACAGGAGGCTGCATCGCTAATCCGTGATCACATGACGGTTGCTGTTGGCGGATTCGGTTCGTATAGCAGTCCGGACGCACTCCTGCAGGCCACGGCGGATCGTTACGAACAGGAAGGCCATCCCAAAAATTTAACAATCGTGACAGGGGTAAGCCCCGGCGACTTTCAAAAGGAGAACGGGGCGGGACTGAGCCGCTTAAAGGCGGAAGGCTTACTAAGCACCCTTATCGCCGGACATTTGGGGAACTCCCCGGAAATCTCAGCCATTGTGGGGGAAAACAGAGCTGCAGGATATTTGCTTCCCCTCGGAGTTGTTATGCATTTGCTTCGTGCAATCGCGGGCAAAGAACCTGGCGTTCTTACTTCAGTCGGTCTCGGAACGTTTGCCGATCCTCGTCATGAGGGGTGCAAAGCCAATGACCTGGCAAAGCGTCAGGATAGAGATATTGTTGAGCTGATAAGCATCTGTGGGCAGGAATACTTGTTTTATCCCGCTTTTCCGATTGACTGTTGTTTTATTCGAGGAACATATGCCGATACCGCGGGCAATATCTCCATGCGCCACGAGGCTCTGGATGAGGCACAACTGCAAATGGCGGCGGCTGTACATAACAACGGCGGTATTGTGATCGTACAAGTGGAAGATATCGTCGAAACTGGAAATCTGCCCGCCCGTGAGGTGCGGATTCCCCGCGCCATGGTAGACTACGTTGTAAAAGCCGAAAGCAAATTTCATATGCAGTATTACGCAAATGCAGGATATCATCCGGAAATGACAGGAGAACTCCGTTGTCCCACAGATGCGATTTCTTCCATGCCGCTGGATGTACGGAAGGTTATCGCCCGCCGCGGCGCGATGGAATTGAGGCCGAACTGTCTGATCAACCTTGGGATCGGTCTGCCATCAGGCGTCGGAACTATTGCAAATGAAGAGGGAATTGCAGATCAGGCAACCCTATCGTTAGAGTCCGGGGTTTTTGGAGGCGTTCCCGTACCAGGGAAAGGCTTTGGCGGAGCAATTAACCCTGAAGCGATCTGCAACGCTCCTGACACATTTGACTTTTATAACGGCGGTATTCTTGATATGACTTTTCTGGGCGCGGCTGAAGTTGATGTTCATGGCAATGTTAACGTCTCAAAGTTCGGGACACGCTGCACTGGACCAGGAGGCTTCATCAATATATCACAAAATACGCCCAGGGTGTTTTTCATGATGAACTTCACATCAGGTATGTCGGATATTTTGGTAGAAGACGGGAAACTCAAAATTCTTCAGGATGGAACGGGCATAAAGTTTGTGGAGCAGGTTCAGCAAATCACTTTTTCAGGAGATCATGCAGTAAAGACAGGGCAGCAAATAACCTATATTACGGAAAGAGCCGTTTTTCAATTGACAAAGCAGGGGCTGCTGCTTACCGAAATAGCGCCCGGCATCGATTTGGAACGGGATATCCTCCGTCGTATGAACTTCAGGCCAATCGTCTCGGAAACCCTACGCAGCATGGACTCTCGAATTTTCAGCAGCGAAGTTATGGGACTGCAACAATCTGAGAAATAG
- a CDS encoding thiamine pyrophosphate-dependent enzyme yields MLKIETEARGAVTHGVSSCHGCGIELIIRNVLEILGSDTVFVIPPGCAALFSGTGPEAALKVAGVQGNLENSAAIATGIAAGFRHQGNEHTVVTAFAGDGATVDIGIQALSGAMERNENILYICYDNEAYMNTGIQGSSSTPLGASSTTTPAGKTVGSKDLMRIIMAHNVPYAATASVANLPDLRRKVGKAKCVKGCRVLHIHCPCPTGWGIPFAKSIEVAREGVNCGAWVLMEYEDGKVRLAPKPAALGEADKYIKAQKRFRNITAGQLRQVKKNIVERYRYLQELEKI; encoded by the coding sequence ATGCTGAAAATAGAGACTGAAGCCCGTGGCGCTGTCACACATGGTGTCAGCTCATGCCACGGATGCGGTATTGAACTTATTATTCGCAATGTTCTGGAAATTCTCGGAAGCGATACGGTTTTTGTCATTCCTCCCGGATGCGCGGCGCTTTTTTCGGGAACGGGACCGGAAGCCGCATTAAAAGTAGCGGGTGTTCAGGGTAATCTTGAAAATTCCGCCGCAATTGCAACAGGAATTGCAGCCGGCTTCAGGCACCAGGGCAATGAACACACCGTGGTAACCGCCTTTGCAGGGGATGGAGCCACAGTGGATATTGGGATTCAAGCGCTGAGCGGCGCGATGGAACGCAATGAAAACATTCTGTATATCTGCTATGACAATGAAGCTTATATGAATACCGGCATTCAGGGCAGCAGTTCTACGCCCCTGGGGGCGTCGTCTACAACAACCCCTGCCGGGAAAACAGTGGGCAGCAAGGATCTGATGCGGATCATTATGGCGCACAATGTTCCCTATGCGGCAACAGCCTCTGTGGCCAATCTGCCCGATCTGCGGAGGAAGGTCGGTAAGGCGAAATGCGTCAAAGGGTGCCGTGTACTGCATATTCACTGTCCCTGCCCGACGGGTTGGGGAATTCCCTTTGCAAAATCAATAGAGGTTGCGCGCGAAGGCGTCAATTGCGGCGCATGGGTGCTAATGGAGTATGAGGACGGAAAGGTCCGCTTGGCGCCGAAGCCGGCGGCCCTGGGCGAGGCTGACAAATATATAAAAGCCCAAAAGCGATTTCGGAATATTACGGCCGGCCAGCTGCGGCAAGTCAAAAAAAATATTGTCGAACGCTACAGATATCTTCAGGAATTGGAAAAGATATAA
- the porA gene encoding pyruvate ferredoxin oxidoreductase, with protein sequence MPIKMFDGNGAAVEAIRLARPGVIAAYPITPQSSIAEKLADCVANGSIDAEYIRVESEHSAMSACIGAQLTGVRVATATASVGLALMHEVCGVASGCRVPIVMPVVNRSLVAPWSLWCDHQDTMAERDTGWLQYYCGTVQEVLDLMLCAYRISEHAEVMTPSMVCLDGFYLSHSMQKVTTPTDDEAWDFVRPYARKNMYIDPEDVMFINDLCPTSEYTEMRYQQKIGFDRAAEVTRDVFQEYEQRFGRRLHTVEPYMLEDAEVAVVTIGSMSGTAKYVVNELRANGVKAGALRICMFRPFPAGEIMETLKNVKVIGVIDRSAGLGGAGAPVASEVKSAMYQTDAKIFSLIGGLAGRDISDRTFRQIFERLSAVSRGEKTDIDSWFDLKENPMGLREVDVVC encoded by the coding sequence ATGCCGATCAAAATGTTCGATGGCAACGGGGCGGCAGTAGAGGCGATCCGTTTGGCGCGGCCGGGCGTTATTGCGGCTTATCCAATTACTCCGCAGAGCTCAATTGCAGAAAAGCTGGCTGATTGCGTGGCCAACGGAAGCATCGACGCAGAATATATTCGGGTCGAGTCTGAACATTCCGCCATGTCCGCTTGTATCGGCGCACAGCTCACCGGAGTTCGTGTTGCAACAGCAACCGCGTCCGTCGGGCTTGCGCTGATGCATGAAGTGTGCGGCGTGGCAAGCGGATGTCGCGTCCCTATTGTTATGCCGGTTGTCAATCGGTCTCTTGTTGCTCCGTGGAGTCTTTGGTGTGACCATCAAGACACTATGGCAGAGCGTGATACCGGCTGGCTGCAGTATTACTGCGGCACTGTGCAGGAGGTGTTGGATCTGATGCTGTGTGCCTACCGTATCAGCGAGCATGCGGAAGTTATGACTCCGTCCATGGTTTGTCTGGATGGCTTCTACCTCTCTCACTCCATGCAGAAGGTCACTACACCCACGGACGATGAGGCATGGGATTTTGTCCGTCCATATGCTCGAAAAAATATGTACATAGACCCGGAAGACGTCATGTTTATTAACGATTTGTGTCCTACTTCCGAGTATACAGAGATGCGTTACCAGCAGAAGATCGGTTTTGACCGTGCGGCAGAAGTAACAAGGGATGTCTTTCAGGAATATGAGCAAAGGTTCGGCCGCAGGCTGCATACGGTGGAACCCTATATGCTGGAAGATGCAGAGGTCGCGGTTGTAACAATTGGATCCATGTCCGGCACGGCAAAGTACGTGGTCAATGAGTTAAGGGCAAATGGAGTAAAAGCAGGGGCACTCAGGATTTGTATGTTCCGCCCCTTCCCTGCGGGAGAGATCATGGAGACTCTCAAAAATGTAAAGGTTATCGGAGTAATCGACCGCTCAGCCGGACTGGGCGGCGCAGGGGCACCAGTGGCTTCTGAGGTCAAATCCGCCATGTACCAGACAGATGCGAAAATTTTCAGCTTGATCGGCGGCCTGGCAGGCAGGGATATCTCAGACCGGACTTTCCGACAGATTTTTGAAAGATTATCTGCGGTATCCAGAGGTGAGAAAACCGATATTGATTCATGGTTTGACTTGAAGGAAAACCCGATGGGGCTGAGAGAGGTTGACGTGGTATGCTGA
- a CDS encoding IclR family transcriptional regulator codes for MAEWLPHMKKETSQTVDRALALLSLFSEEEELGISEISLAMGIDRTSISRLVSSLEKADFLQKNEETRKYRLGMRLLYLGMLVEERNELAMQALPFMKQLSEQFQVTSLLSTLENNQVRVLHKVSAGPVVYMSARVGLLLPAYCMASGKLLLAYSGTENIQSYLSNTPLSAMTRNTIVDPALLSEEFQRILLQGFAEDNGEATIGLSCISVPVYGPQRRVIAAFSLSGQSEIVQSNRLAMLNSLKNVSLQLSN; via the coding sequence ATGGCCGAATGGTTGCCTCATATGAAAAAAGAAACAAGCCAAACCGTTGATCGGGCGCTGGCTTTGCTGAGCTTATTCTCTGAGGAGGAGGAGCTTGGCATTTCTGAAATTTCCCTTGCAATGGGGATCGACCGGACTTCTATATCCAGACTGGTCAGCAGTTTGGAAAAAGCGGATTTCCTGCAGAAAAATGAAGAAACACGGAAATACCGGCTGGGGATGAGGCTCCTGTATTTGGGGATGCTTGTAGAGGAGCGAAATGAACTTGCGATGCAGGCTCTTCCTTTCATGAAGCAATTGAGTGAACAATTTCAGGTAACTTCTCTGCTTTCCACCCTTGAAAACAACCAGGTGAGAGTTTTGCATAAAGTATCCGCCGGACCCGTGGTTTACATGAGTGCACGTGTGGGGCTGTTGCTTCCCGCCTACTGTATGGCGTCTGGCAAGCTTTTGCTGGCATATAGCGGAACAGAAAATATACAGTCATATCTCTCCAATACTCCCCTTTCTGCAATGACAAGAAATACCATTGTCGATCCCGCTCTTTTATCAGAGGAGTTTCAGCGTATTTTGCTGCAGGGATTTGCTGAAGATAATGGAGAAGCCACCATAGGATTATCTTGTATTTCTGTCCCTGTTTATGGCCCTCAGCGCCGAGTAATTGCCGCTTTTTCCCTCAGTGGACAGAGTGAGATAGTCCAAAGCAACCGTTTGGCAATGCTCAACAGCCTAAAAAATGTTTCTTTGCAACTGAGCAATTAG
- a CDS encoding M20 family metallopeptidase codes for MDFTPTVIDNYVESNRDEAIACLVEAVQIPSVTGDELAFSKVLKRRMEENGLTVETDAEVEGRPNLLADWQGTRPGKRFVFNGHMDVFPPDTVDPGPFGPWAGTISDGWLFGRGAADMKSGDCAALMAVAFLRRMGFDPKGSVLLSYMVDEENGGTHGVQYLLKKNKLQGDFGICMDCSAGKLLVTHGGGIRASCTYTSEPRHSSIRYPGKNALRKAAVAINELYKIDDRLGTVYPENFDQPCMSINLLHAGTAANVHPAQATFTIDRRLVPGEDRYAALKEITDTLDRLKEDDAEFDYQFEISSMSPYLDIPEDDPFIQLLQKSYEQIMGKPVEIFRRAGGSDASFIRESTGMPIPNFGVAEDRGEGGSGRPDERVNVQGYLDFIKVYMMAVVNALS; via the coding sequence ATGGACTTTACACCGACTGTTATTGATAATTATGTTGAATCAAATCGAGACGAAGCGATAGCGTGTCTGGTCGAAGCGGTTCAGATCCCCAGTGTCACCGGAGACGAGCTCGCTTTCAGCAAGGTTTTGAAACGTCGGATGGAAGAGAACGGACTAACCGTCGAAACGGATGCTGAGGTGGAAGGGCGCCCGAACCTGCTGGCGGACTGGCAGGGAACGCGGCCCGGCAAGCGGTTTGTGTTTAACGGCCATATGGATGTATTTCCACCTGATACAGTCGATCCCGGACCGTTCGGCCCATGGGCGGGGACAATTTCCGACGGCTGGCTTTTTGGGCGCGGCGCGGCAGATATGAAAAGCGGAGACTGCGCAGCTTTGATGGCAGTTGCTTTCCTGCGGCGAATGGGTTTTGATCCTAAAGGCAGTGTTCTGCTCAGTTATATGGTGGACGAAGAAAATGGAGGAACTCATGGAGTACAGTATCTGCTGAAGAAAAATAAGTTACAGGGGGACTTCGGCATCTGCATGGACTGTTCTGCCGGAAAGCTTCTGGTGACTCATGGCGGCGGCATCCGCGCATCCTGTACCTATACTTCAGAGCCTCGGCATTCAAGCATTCGCTATCCTGGGAAAAACGCTTTGCGGAAAGCGGCCGTGGCGATCAATGAGCTCTATAAAATAGACGATCGGCTGGGAACTGTGTATCCGGAAAACTTTGACCAGCCCTGTATGTCCATCAATCTTTTGCATGCGGGAACGGCAGCGAATGTGCATCCCGCGCAGGCAACCTTTACGATTGATCGCCGTTTAGTTCCCGGTGAAGATCGGTATGCCGCTCTAAAGGAGATAACGGATACGCTTGATCGACTGAAGGAAGATGATGCGGAATTCGATTATCAGTTTGAGATTTCTTCGATGAGCCCCTACCTCGATATCCCGGAAGACGATCCATTTATCCAGCTTTTACAAAAGTCTTATGAACAAATCATGGGGAAGCCAGTTGAGATATTCCGCCGCGCGGGAGGCTCTGACGCTTCTTTTATCAGGGAAAGCACCGGAATGCCAATCCCGAACTTCGGTGTTGCCGAGGATCGGGGAGAAGGCGGAAGCGGCAGGCCCGACGAGAGGGTGAACGTGCAGGGTTATCTGGACTTTATCAAGGTTTATATGATGGCAGTTGTAAACGCGCTCAGCTGA
- a CDS encoding carbon-nitrogen hydrolase family protein, with protein sequence MSKDIINIAVVNFNALWGNKQQNLSRIIEYTDIAGKNGVEMIVFPETALSGYDDDSAHIDRGEKMHTVLAETIPGPSTDVLTEIAQRYGIYIIFGMPERDLNDAKKIYNSAAILYPDGKVDSYRKLHLPFSEGNWAVRGDYPVMIDTQWGPVGVSICYDTYCFPELIRYYRAKGARLCLNVTACPDSECTRVSARTAIPAYAGINYLFIASANLAGRDRTSWFIGGSNVTGPHRTERGWGEAHTYVGKMFDAANSNTPGIFMGAVDLSIADAGTDTPFFAVNPAIHEPDFRPAMYKRMYEDLLSDGRWKV encoded by the coding sequence ATGAGTAAGGACATCATCAATATAGCGGTCGTAAATTTCAACGCGCTGTGGGGCAATAAACAGCAAAATTTAAGCCGGATCATTGAATATACGGATATTGCTGGTAAAAACGGTGTGGAAATGATTGTTTTCCCGGAAACTGCCCTTTCAGGCTACGATGATGACAGTGCGCATATCGACAGGGGTGAAAAAATGCACACTGTGTTAGCCGAAACAATACCGGGTCCTTCAACGGATGTTTTGACTGAGATCGCTCAAAGGTATGGCATATACATTATTTTTGGAATGCCTGAACGCGATTTGAATGATGCGAAAAAAATATACAATTCGGCGGCAATTCTTTACCCGGATGGAAAAGTGGATTCCTATCGCAAACTGCATCTGCCTTTTTCCGAGGGGAACTGGGCTGTTCGGGGGGACTATCCTGTAATGATCGACACGCAGTGGGGCCCTGTCGGCGTATCTATCTGCTATGATACCTACTGCTTCCCTGAATTGATCCGATATTACCGGGCAAAAGGGGCACGGCTATGCCTTAATGTGACAGCCTGTCCTGATTCAGAGTGTACGCGTGTTTCTGCAAGGACGGCAATTCCCGCATATGCCGGAATCAACTATCTGTTCATTGCATCTGCCAACCTTGCAGGGCGGGATAGGACAAGCTGGTTCATTGGGGGATCCAATGTGACCGGCCCGCACAGAACTGAAAGAGGTTGGGGTGAAGCCCACACATATGTTGGCAAAATGTTCGATGCGGCTAACAGCAATACCCCGGGGATATTCATGGGGGCGGTTGACTTGAGTATAGCGGACGCGGGAACAGATACACCGTTTTTTGCGGTAAATCCCGCCATCCACGAACCGGATTTTAGACCTGCAATGTATAAACGTATGTATGAAGACTTGCTTTCAGACGGCCGTTGGAAAGTCTGA
- a CDS encoding 2-oxoacid:acceptor oxidoreductase family protein codes for MKKIKFYGIGGQGAVTAAKIFSEAVSLYQNEYAITVPAYGHERRGAPVYAHIIVDENPVLLNCYVYEPDVILVMDDTLIDKDVDVGEGCTEKTVLVLNSGSKEMIQRYKDTYGFKRVYACDGTTVAKNILNMNIPNSAMLGALAKTGIVTIEAMERAIQDGFGKVGEKNVNAARDAYERTYEA; via the coding sequence ATGAAGAAAATAAAATTCTACGGCATAGGGGGGCAGGGCGCAGTAACGGCTGCAAAAATTTTTTCCGAGGCTGTTTCGCTTTATCAAAATGAATACGCCATCACCGTTCCCGCCTATGGTCACGAGCGCAGAGGCGCGCCTGTGTACGCACATATCATTGTAGATGAGAATCCTGTTTTATTAAATTGCTACGTCTATGAGCCAGACGTCATTCTTGTCATGGATGATACACTGATTGACAAAGACGTTGACGTTGGCGAAGGATGTACAGAAAAAACCGTTCTCGTACTCAACAGCGGCAGCAAAGAGATGATTCAGCGGTATAAGGACACCTATGGTTTTAAACGAGTTTATGCTTGCGACGGGACCACTGTTGCAAAAAATATTTTAAATATGAATATCCCCAACAGTGCGATGTTGGGAGCTTTAGCAAAAACGGGGATTGTAACAATTGAAGCCATGGAACGCGCAATCCAGGACGGCTTTGGAAAGGTTGGAGAAAAAAATGTCAACGCAGCAAGAGACGCTTATGAAAGGACCTATGAAGCGTAG
- a CDS encoding 4Fe-4S binding protein — protein MKRRILGPCATVFTAANTGSWRLERPDVDTDKCVHCGICSQYCPVDCIRVNKAEAKIEFDWNYCKGCGICANECPKHAIRLIEERGNN, from the coding sequence ATGAAGCGTAGAATTTTGGGGCCTTGCGCAACGGTATTTACTGCGGCAAATACCGGAAGCTGGCGCTTAGAACGGCCTGATGTAGACACGGACAAATGTGTGCACTGCGGAATTTGCTCGCAATATTGCCCCGTGGATTGTATCAGAGTAAACAAGGCGGAGGCAAAAATCGAATTTGATTGGAACTACTGTAAGGGGTGCGGCATTTGTGCAAATGAGTGCCCCAAGCATGCAATCCGGCTTATTGAGGAAAGGGGGAACAATTGA